A section of the Mycteria americana isolate JAX WOST 10 ecotype Jacksonville Zoo and Gardens chromosome 19, USCA_MyAme_1.0, whole genome shotgun sequence genome encodes:
- the SNX19 gene encoding sorting nexin-19 isoform X1: MPGQGPSGARRVLLALVATLGWLLVLQLLLDLWALGLLCGALAALGGWLGPRALSSPGRRLRLERFVSSLRPPPHCPEAEGRLQREIAGTVHKVVRDFVASWYRTVSSEPAFEAEVEKAMTGLATELRRRMGQVDRQALAHRLLLLCGHHLQSYLQAREALRGNLEGGRTLWQEYSRLAGPHPALCSPAAEVGYARAAVEMLLQALVPRPHLETRTGRFMVVELVACNVLLPAIRKMADPDWINLLLIGAFSKKSRGEEPPPAPPVPDFLPFTVQTDATPARLPPSPRTTEGPGREAGAAGEEGEASASGLCHTEEPFLRPRALGSLFPCEGLELESPAPDAGQDTDLLAPSPAGDFLDEPLQDTSSVLEGPATSEDGMGDLEEGIATSSDAGLLPTSAFALSSCPDIQIDPAVEKEEESLAVLKKSSSQRPSSLGKDLGAAEAPLQSPPDPGQTLPLLSSSPTASISTFSFEPLSSPDGPVVIQNLRITGTITAREHSGTGFHPYTLYTVKYETALEGESVGSLQQMAYHTVNRRYREFLNLQTRLEEKPELRKFLKNIKGPKKLFPDLPFGNMDSDKVEARKSLLESFLKQLCAVPEIANSEEVQEFLALNTDARIAFVKKPFVVSRIDKIVVNAIVDTLKTAFPRSEPQSPTEDLSESEVDGKSQTDGKKANKSRLRFSSSKIAPVLSVSEAHDRIVYSIREGSAVSGTLSLAAMESFIQKQEKLLEAVPSKAPEGEGGREAKESSVRDNMDALGTSEQGAHPDTDSDSETALADLALDVLRLLLMDHWSWLCTENIQKVFHLLFGTLIQRWLEVQVVNLTCTQRWVQYLQLLQESIWPGGVLPAVPKPARTEEQKKAAAEQALQSLMGILPNVIQEILGTSKCRMSWNLVLESLGQPVINRHLVFCLLDILLEFLVLKGSSDELKTAAVVPSASSGLDKAGISAH; encoded by the exons ATGCCGGGCCAGGGGCCATCAGGGGCCCGTCGGGTGCTGTTGGCGCTGGTGGCCACACTGGGCTGGTTGCTGGTCCTGCAGCTACTCCTGGACCTgtgggcactggggctgctcTGCGGGGCGCTGGCAGCGCTGGGTGGCTGGCTGGGCCCCCGGGCCCTCAGCTCCCCTGGCCGGCGGCTGCGGCTGGAGCGCTTTGTCAGCTCCCTGCGGCCCCCGCCTCACTGCCCGGAGGCCGAGGGGCGGCTGCAGAGGGAGATCGCTGGCACTGTCCACAAAGTAGTGCGAGACTTCGTTGCCTCCTGGTACCGCACCGTCAGCAGCGAGCCGGCCTTCGAGGCTGAGGTGGAGAAGGCCATGACGGGCCTGGCCACCGAGCTGAGGCGGCGGATGGGGCAAGTGGACCGCCAAGCCCTGGCCCAccgcctccttctcctctgcGGCCATCACTTGCAGAGCTACCTACAGGCCCGTGAGGCTCTGAGGGGCAATCTGGAGGGTGGCCGGACCCTGTGGCAGGAGTACAGCCGGCTGGCGGGGCCGCACCCTGCCCTCTGCAGCCCGGCAGCCGAGGTGGGCTATGCCCGGGCTGCtgtggagatgctgctgcaggcGCTGGTGCCCCGGCCCCACCTGGAGACACGGACGGGACGCTTCATGGTGGTGGAGCTGGTCGCCTGCAATGTGCTGCTGCCGGCCATCAGGAAGATGGCCGATCCTGACTGGATCAACCTGCTGCTCATTGGGGCTTTCTCCAAAAAGAGCCGGGGAGAGGAGccacctcctgcacccccagTGCCTGATTTCTTGCCCTTCACGGTGCAGACGGACGCCACCCCTGCCAGGCTGCCCCCCTCCCCGAGGACCACGGAAGGGCCCGGGcgagaggcaggggctgctggtgaGGAGGGAGAGGCCTCGGCGAGCGGGCTGTGCCACACAGAGGAGCCCTTCCTCCGCCCGCGAGCCCTGGGCTCCCTCTTCCCCTGCGAGGGTTTGGAGCTGGAGTCCCCCGCGCCTGATGCAGGCCAGGACACGGATCTGCTGGCACCATCGCCTGCGGGGGATTTCCTCGATGAACCCCTCCAGGACACCTCCTCTGTGCTGGAGGGACCGGCCACTTCAGAGGATGGCATGGGGGACCTGGAGGAGGGCATTGCCACCAGCTCGGATGCCGGCCTGCTTCCCACCTCTGCTTTTGCGCTGAGCTCCTGCCCTGACATCCAGATCGACCCGGCAgttgagaaggaagaggaaagcctGGCTGTCCTCAAGAAGTCCTCTTCGCAGAGGCCCTCCAGCTTGGGGAAAGACCTGGGGGCAGCAGAGGCCCCACTACAAAGCCCCCCAGACCCGGGGCAGACTCTGCCCCTGCTTTCATCCTCCCCAACAGCTTCCATCAGCACCTTCAGCTTTGAGCCCCTCAGCAGCCCTGACGGGCCGGTCGTCATCCAGAACCTGCGGATAACCGGGACCATCACTGCCCGAGAGCACAGCGGGACTGGCTTCCACCCGTACACCCTGTACACTGTCAAG TATGAGACAGCCCTGGAGGGTGAGAGCGTGGGCAGCCTTCAGCAAATGGCCTACCACACCGTGAACCGCCGTTACCGGGAGTTCCTCAACCTCCAGACCAGACTGGAGGAGAAACCAGAGCTCCGCAAGTTCCTGAAAA ATATCAAAGGCCCAAAGAAACTGTTCCCTGATCTCCCATTCGGAAACATGGACAGCGATAAAGTGGAAGCCAGAAAAAGTCTGCTAGAATCTTTCTTGAAG CAATTGTGTGCAGTCCCTGAGATTGCAAACAGCGAGGAGGTGCAGGAGTTCCTCGCCCTGAACACCGACGCCAGGATCGCGTTCGTCAAGAAGCCCTTCGTTGTCTCCAGGATAGACAAG ATCGTCGTCAATGCCATTGTGGACACCTTGAAGACAGCATTCCCCAGGTCAGAGCCCCAGAGCCCCACAGAGGATCTTAGCGAGTCTGAAGTGGATGGGAAATCTCAGACAGATGGGAAGAAGGCTAACAA GTCCAGGCTGAGGTTCTCGTCCAGTAAAATTGCTCCAGTGCTGAGTGTGAGTGAAGCGCATGACAGGATCGTGTACTCTATCAGGGAGGGCAGCGCC GTCTCTGGCACCCTGTCGCTGGCTGCTATGGAGTCCTTCATCCAGaagcaggagaagctgctggaggCAGTCCCCAGCAAAGCTCCCGAAGGCGAGGGAGGCAGAGAAGCTAAGGAAAGCTCCGTGCGGGACAATATGGATGCGCTGGGCACATCAGAGCAGGGGGCACATCCGGACACAGACTCTG ACTCTGAGACAGCTTTGGCTGACCTGGCCCTGGACGTGCTTCGTCTGCTGCTGATGGATCACTGGAGCTGGCTGTGCACGGAGAACATCCAGAAGGTCTTCCATCTGCTCTTCGGGACCCTCATTCAAAG GTGGCTGGAAGTCCAGGTGGTTAACCTGACCTGCACCCAGCGTTGGGTCCAGTACCTCCAGTTGCTGCAGGAATCCATCTGGCCTGGAGGAGTTTTACCAGCAGTGCCTAAACCAGCCAGGACAgaggaacagaagaaagcagcagcagagcaggccCTGCAGAGCCTGATGGGGATCTTGCCTA ATGTGATCCAAGAAATCCTTGGAACCAGTAAATGTCGGATGAGCTGGAACCTGGTACTGGAGTCCCTGGGCCAGCCTGTGATAAACAG GCACCTGGTTTTCTGCCTCTTGGATATTCTGCTGGAGTTCTTGGTTCTGAAGGGCTCCAGCGATGAGCTCAAGACTGCAGCTGTCGTGCCGTCTGCCTCTAGTGGCCTGGACAAAGCAGGCATTTCAGCACATTAA
- the SNX19 gene encoding sorting nexin-19 isoform X2, translating to MPGQGPSGARRVLLALVATLGWLLVLQLLLDLWALGLLCGALAALGGWLGPRALSSPGRRLRLERFVSSLRPPPHCPEAEGRLQREIAGTVHKVVRDFVASWYRTVSSEPAFEAEVEKAMTGLATELRRRMGQVDRQALAHRLLLLCGHHLQSYLQAREALRGNLEGGRTLWQEYSRLAGPHPALCSPAAEVGYARAAVEMLLQALVPRPHLETRTGRFMVVELVACNVLLPAIRKMADPDWINLLLIGAFSKKSRGEEPPPAPPVPDFLPFTVQTDATPARLPPSPRTTEGPGREAGAAGEEGEASASGLCHTEEPFLRPRALGSLFPCEGLELESPAPDAGQDTDLLAPSPAGDFLDEPLQDTSSVLEGPATSEDGMGDLEEGIATSSDAGLLPTSAFALSSCPDIQIDPAVEKEEESLAVLKKSSSQRPSSLGKDLGAAEAPLQSPPDPGQTLPLLSSSPTASISTFSFEPLSSPDGPVVIQNLRITGTITAREHSGTGFHPYTLYTVKYETALEGESVGSLQQMAYHTVNRRYREFLNLQTRLEEKPELRKFLKNIKGPKKLFPDLPFGNMDSDKVEARKSLLESFLKQLCAVPEIANSEEVQEFLALNTDARIAFVKKPFVVSRIDKIVVNAIVDTLKTAFPRSEPQSPTEDLSESEVDGKSQTDGKKANKSRLRFSSSKIAPVLSVSEAHDRIVYSIREGSAVSGTLSLAAMESFIQKQEKLLEAVPSKAPEGEGGREAKESSVRDNMDALGTSEQGAHPDTDSDSETALADLALDVLRLLLMDHWSWLCTENIQKVFHLLFGTLIQRWLEVQVVNLTCTQRWVQYLQLLQESIWPGGVLPAVPKPARTEEQKKAAAEQALQSLMGILPNVIQEILGTSKCRMSWNLVLESLGQPVINRKQNRGSDIDTPATQRHHNCGGRS from the exons ATGCCGGGCCAGGGGCCATCAGGGGCCCGTCGGGTGCTGTTGGCGCTGGTGGCCACACTGGGCTGGTTGCTGGTCCTGCAGCTACTCCTGGACCTgtgggcactggggctgctcTGCGGGGCGCTGGCAGCGCTGGGTGGCTGGCTGGGCCCCCGGGCCCTCAGCTCCCCTGGCCGGCGGCTGCGGCTGGAGCGCTTTGTCAGCTCCCTGCGGCCCCCGCCTCACTGCCCGGAGGCCGAGGGGCGGCTGCAGAGGGAGATCGCTGGCACTGTCCACAAAGTAGTGCGAGACTTCGTTGCCTCCTGGTACCGCACCGTCAGCAGCGAGCCGGCCTTCGAGGCTGAGGTGGAGAAGGCCATGACGGGCCTGGCCACCGAGCTGAGGCGGCGGATGGGGCAAGTGGACCGCCAAGCCCTGGCCCAccgcctccttctcctctgcGGCCATCACTTGCAGAGCTACCTACAGGCCCGTGAGGCTCTGAGGGGCAATCTGGAGGGTGGCCGGACCCTGTGGCAGGAGTACAGCCGGCTGGCGGGGCCGCACCCTGCCCTCTGCAGCCCGGCAGCCGAGGTGGGCTATGCCCGGGCTGCtgtggagatgctgctgcaggcGCTGGTGCCCCGGCCCCACCTGGAGACACGGACGGGACGCTTCATGGTGGTGGAGCTGGTCGCCTGCAATGTGCTGCTGCCGGCCATCAGGAAGATGGCCGATCCTGACTGGATCAACCTGCTGCTCATTGGGGCTTTCTCCAAAAAGAGCCGGGGAGAGGAGccacctcctgcacccccagTGCCTGATTTCTTGCCCTTCACGGTGCAGACGGACGCCACCCCTGCCAGGCTGCCCCCCTCCCCGAGGACCACGGAAGGGCCCGGGcgagaggcaggggctgctggtgaGGAGGGAGAGGCCTCGGCGAGCGGGCTGTGCCACACAGAGGAGCCCTTCCTCCGCCCGCGAGCCCTGGGCTCCCTCTTCCCCTGCGAGGGTTTGGAGCTGGAGTCCCCCGCGCCTGATGCAGGCCAGGACACGGATCTGCTGGCACCATCGCCTGCGGGGGATTTCCTCGATGAACCCCTCCAGGACACCTCCTCTGTGCTGGAGGGACCGGCCACTTCAGAGGATGGCATGGGGGACCTGGAGGAGGGCATTGCCACCAGCTCGGATGCCGGCCTGCTTCCCACCTCTGCTTTTGCGCTGAGCTCCTGCCCTGACATCCAGATCGACCCGGCAgttgagaaggaagaggaaagcctGGCTGTCCTCAAGAAGTCCTCTTCGCAGAGGCCCTCCAGCTTGGGGAAAGACCTGGGGGCAGCAGAGGCCCCACTACAAAGCCCCCCAGACCCGGGGCAGACTCTGCCCCTGCTTTCATCCTCCCCAACAGCTTCCATCAGCACCTTCAGCTTTGAGCCCCTCAGCAGCCCTGACGGGCCGGTCGTCATCCAGAACCTGCGGATAACCGGGACCATCACTGCCCGAGAGCACAGCGGGACTGGCTTCCACCCGTACACCCTGTACACTGTCAAG TATGAGACAGCCCTGGAGGGTGAGAGCGTGGGCAGCCTTCAGCAAATGGCCTACCACACCGTGAACCGCCGTTACCGGGAGTTCCTCAACCTCCAGACCAGACTGGAGGAGAAACCAGAGCTCCGCAAGTTCCTGAAAA ATATCAAAGGCCCAAAGAAACTGTTCCCTGATCTCCCATTCGGAAACATGGACAGCGATAAAGTGGAAGCCAGAAAAAGTCTGCTAGAATCTTTCTTGAAG CAATTGTGTGCAGTCCCTGAGATTGCAAACAGCGAGGAGGTGCAGGAGTTCCTCGCCCTGAACACCGACGCCAGGATCGCGTTCGTCAAGAAGCCCTTCGTTGTCTCCAGGATAGACAAG ATCGTCGTCAATGCCATTGTGGACACCTTGAAGACAGCATTCCCCAGGTCAGAGCCCCAGAGCCCCACAGAGGATCTTAGCGAGTCTGAAGTGGATGGGAAATCTCAGACAGATGGGAAGAAGGCTAACAA GTCCAGGCTGAGGTTCTCGTCCAGTAAAATTGCTCCAGTGCTGAGTGTGAGTGAAGCGCATGACAGGATCGTGTACTCTATCAGGGAGGGCAGCGCC GTCTCTGGCACCCTGTCGCTGGCTGCTATGGAGTCCTTCATCCAGaagcaggagaagctgctggaggCAGTCCCCAGCAAAGCTCCCGAAGGCGAGGGAGGCAGAGAAGCTAAGGAAAGCTCCGTGCGGGACAATATGGATGCGCTGGGCACATCAGAGCAGGGGGCACATCCGGACACAGACTCTG ACTCTGAGACAGCTTTGGCTGACCTGGCCCTGGACGTGCTTCGTCTGCTGCTGATGGATCACTGGAGCTGGCTGTGCACGGAGAACATCCAGAAGGTCTTCCATCTGCTCTTCGGGACCCTCATTCAAAG GTGGCTGGAAGTCCAGGTGGTTAACCTGACCTGCACCCAGCGTTGGGTCCAGTACCTCCAGTTGCTGCAGGAATCCATCTGGCCTGGAGGAGTTTTACCAGCAGTGCCTAAACCAGCCAGGACAgaggaacagaagaaagcagcagcagagcaggccCTGCAGAGCCTGATGGGGATCTTGCCTA ATGTGATCCAAGAAATCCTTGGAACCAGTAAATGTCGGATGAGCTGGAACCTGGTACTGGAGTCCCTGGGCCAGCCTGTGATAAACAG